A genomic window from Microbacterium sp. H1-D42 includes:
- a CDS encoding IclR family transcriptional regulator yields MSVIPDSAHGSASTAPAPQVPAADQTLRILRHLARRPAPVAASTLARDLVIPRSTVYHLLATLEAHGFVVHLAQERRWGLGTSAFELAGGYARQEPLARLGRPVIAALADRVGENAHLAVMSGRDVLYIVEERAARRPALVTDVGVRLPAHLTATGRAMLSTLPAAQVRALYPDADAFTDRTGRGPSRPSQLREVLREVRSTGLATEDGEVTAGFRSVAVAVRDHAGWPAAAVAVTWEQHREPDPTEAVRDAAHSLESRLGYVSQRS; encoded by the coding sequence GTGTCTGTGATCCCAGACTCAGCGCACGGATCGGCATCCACTGCACCGGCGCCACAGGTGCCGGCGGCCGATCAGACGCTGCGCATCCTGCGCCATCTCGCCCGGCGCCCGGCGCCTGTCGCGGCATCGACGCTGGCCAGAGATCTGGTGATCCCCCGGTCGACCGTGTACCACCTGCTGGCGACCCTCGAGGCACATGGCTTCGTCGTGCACCTCGCGCAGGAGCGGCGCTGGGGCCTCGGCACGAGCGCATTCGAGCTGGCCGGAGGCTACGCACGCCAGGAGCCGCTCGCGCGCCTCGGGCGACCGGTGATCGCGGCCCTCGCTGACCGCGTGGGTGAGAATGCGCATCTGGCTGTGATGAGCGGACGTGACGTGCTCTACATCGTCGAAGAGCGCGCAGCCCGCCGCCCGGCGCTGGTGACGGATGTCGGCGTGCGTCTGCCTGCGCACCTCACGGCGACGGGGCGAGCCATGCTGAGCACACTCCCCGCTGCGCAGGTGCGGGCGCTGTATCCGGACGCCGACGCATTCACCGACCGCACCGGCCGTGGGCCGTCCCGCCCCTCACAACTGCGGGAGGTGCTGCGCGAGGTGCGGAGCACGGGCCTCGCGACCGAAGACGGTGAAGTCACAGCCGGGTTCCGGTCCGTTGCGGTCGCCGTTCGAGATCATGCGGGCTGGCCGGCGGCCGCAGTGGCTGTGACGTGGGAACAGCATCGTGAACCGGATCCGACTGAAGCGGTTCGTGACGCGGCGCACAGCCTGGAGTCCCGCCTGGGGTACGTCTCGCAGCGCAGTTGA
- the hutH gene encoding histidine ammonia-lyase yields MQSSSSVLIGDRPLTPAEVVAVARHGVAVEISAGARDRVAAARAVIDGRAAAPNPHYGVSTGFGALATTFIAQERRRQLQVSLIRSHAAGTGAEIENEVVRALQLLRLQTLASGHTGVRPVVVDCYAAMLNAGITPIVREYGSLGCSGDLAPLAHVALAAMGEGDVHDSSGALVPAADALAAASITPLVLVEKEGLALINGTDGMLGMLLLALHDLETLVSTADLSAAMSIESQLGTDAVFAADLMALRPQLGQAASAANLRAFLGDSPMVHSHKGPEDGRVQDAYSLRCSPQVHGAVRDTMSHAALIAERELASVVDNPVVTSDGRIESNGNFHGAPIAAVLDFLAISVADLASVSERRTDRALDPARSHGLPPFLAHEVGVDSGLMIAQYAAAGIVSELKRLAVPASVDSIPSSAMQEDHVSMGWAGARKLRRAIDGLTRVLAIEILTGARALDLRAPLQAGPATGAVRDLVRTVAAGPGPDHFLSPDMEAVTELVRSGAVLRTAKEHANV; encoded by the coding sequence ATGCAGTCATCTTCTTCCGTGCTCATCGGCGATCGTCCTCTGACTCCTGCTGAGGTCGTCGCTGTCGCCAGACACGGCGTCGCCGTCGAGATCAGCGCCGGCGCCCGAGACCGTGTCGCCGCGGCGCGCGCGGTGATCGACGGCCGCGCGGCCGCCCCGAACCCGCACTACGGCGTTTCCACCGGGTTCGGCGCGCTGGCCACGACCTTCATCGCGCAAGAGCGGCGGCGCCAGCTGCAGGTCAGCCTGATCCGGTCCCACGCGGCCGGCACGGGCGCCGAGATCGAGAATGAGGTGGTGCGCGCGCTGCAGCTGCTGCGCCTGCAGACGCTCGCCTCCGGCCACACCGGCGTGCGCCCGGTGGTCGTCGACTGCTATGCGGCCATGCTCAACGCCGGCATCACCCCGATCGTTCGCGAGTACGGCTCACTCGGCTGCTCCGGAGACCTCGCGCCCCTGGCCCACGTCGCCCTGGCGGCGATGGGGGAGGGAGACGTGCACGACAGCTCCGGCGCGCTGGTGCCGGCTGCGGACGCCCTCGCCGCAGCATCCATCACCCCGCTCGTGCTCGTCGAGAAGGAGGGCCTCGCCCTCATCAACGGCACGGACGGAATGCTCGGGATGCTGCTGCTCGCGCTGCACGACCTCGAGACGCTCGTGAGCACGGCCGACCTCTCCGCCGCGATGTCGATCGAATCGCAGCTCGGCACGGATGCGGTCTTCGCCGCCGACCTCATGGCGCTGCGTCCGCAGCTCGGACAGGCAGCATCCGCCGCGAACCTGCGCGCCTTCCTCGGCGACTCTCCCATGGTGCACAGCCACAAGGGGCCTGAGGACGGCCGTGTGCAGGACGCCTACTCGCTGCGCTGCTCGCCGCAGGTGCACGGCGCGGTGCGCGACACGATGTCGCACGCCGCGCTGATCGCCGAGCGCGAGCTGGCCTCCGTCGTCGACAACCCCGTCGTCACCAGCGACGGACGCATCGAGTCCAACGGCAACTTCCACGGCGCACCCATCGCCGCCGTACTGGACTTTCTGGCGATCTCCGTCGCCGACCTGGCATCCGTCTCCGAGCGGCGCACCGACCGCGCGCTCGACCCGGCACGCAGCCACGGCCTTCCGCCGTTCCTCGCTCATGAGGTCGGCGTCGATTCCGGCCTGATGATCGCGCAGTACGCGGCCGCCGGCATCGTCTCGGAGCTCAAGCGCCTCGCCGTACCGGCATCGGTCGACTCCATTCCGTCCTCGGCGATGCAGGAGGACCACGTGTCGATGGGCTGGGCAGGCGCCCGCAAGCTGCGCCGCGCGATCGACGGGCTCACCCGCGTGCTCGCCATCGAGATCCTCACCGGCGCCCGTGCCCTCGACCTGCGCGCCCCGCTGCAGGCAGGACCCGCGACCGGCGCCGTCCGAGACCTCGTCCGCACCGTGGCTGCCGGCCCCGGACCCGACCACTTCCTCTCACCCGACATGGAGGCCGTCACCGAGCTCGTGCGCTCGGGTGCTGTCCTCCGCACTGCGAAGGAGCATGCGAATGTCTGA